One Symbiobacterium terraclitae genomic region harbors:
- the addB gene encoding helicase-exonuclease AddAB subunit AddB produces the protein MGVRFIIGSAGSGKSQVCLDELTRAALAAPDGPPLILLVPEQATFQVEQALLSGGRLKGIVRAQVLSFQRLAWRVSLKVGGLALPPLSDLGKQMVLRALLERRRGELRLFHQVADKPGFIERVAGSIRELRSYQQGPDSLRRQLAQLEAEGLGETALGAKLHDLSLVMADLRAYTEHRFTDPDDYLTVLADRLDESGLLDGAEVWVDGFNGFTPQELAVLAAVMRSARQVHVSLCIAPGQLYKAGGHHSPADLFHPALTTYDQLMALAAEHGVAVDPPLLLQESPRFRGAPELAHVERYLFRQSAPAWPGTPGRIALVEAQNRREEVAAAAREVLRLVREEGLRYREIAVVARNLDGYGDLTATVFAEHGIPAFIDRRRPVAHHPLVELLRSALEVVVQDWAYGPVFRYLKTDLAGVSRDEVDLLENYVIEHGIRGGAWQQQEPWQYLRRYTLEEEAAPAGAGQLALLERIHRIRSRATAPLLAFHRRIARRGRQGLTVRELTTCLFQLLDELKVARELAAWKADAERQGDLETAREHEQVWTGVLELFDQVVEGLGEERLTPKEYLQVLSAGLDGLRLGLIPPGLDQVIVGTVERSRHAGVRVTLILGATEKDFPPQPAEDAIFTDRERERLKQDGLDVGPTSLERLFQEQFLTYVALTRGSDFLWISYPLADESGRAAAPSPVVGRLRRLFPELRPRPAVPAAASAHEALEAVTTPAQLGAAVARALRQARAGYALDPGWLDLYQWAVTDPALREASAPVLAAVGYEEWLRRRGAPLGPDLARLLYGERLVTSVSRLESFLACPFRHFAGYALRLQERAQFQVSAPEFGLFYHAALSLFVRELQAEGLAWDALSPEEATSRMDGLVDRLAPRLQSEILLSSPEHRYLLRVIRRTLRAALDFLGEHVAHGRFRPVAVEVPFGEGEDGLPPVEVSLPGGDRVLLRGRIDRVDALQADDGSWLVRVIDYKSARRELRLGDFYHGLALQLLLYLCAVVEGGEALLPGARIPAGALYFPVHDPLESLPAPQPADELRRRRRRQYQARGLVSADPAVIIAMDGDGMGLIQARLNQNGTVRKGSPVADQAQFRQLFGHLKRVVGECAARVMAGEAEVAPYRLAGATPCRFCQYRPVCQFDPGVEGQNYRRLERIATADVWQRVAAGGESVER, from the coding sequence ATGGGCGTGCGCTTCATCATCGGCAGCGCCGGCTCCGGCAAGAGCCAGGTCTGCCTGGACGAGCTCACACGCGCGGCGCTGGCCGCGCCGGACGGCCCGCCGCTGATCCTGCTCGTGCCGGAGCAGGCCACCTTCCAGGTGGAGCAGGCCCTGCTGAGCGGCGGCCGGCTGAAGGGCATCGTGCGGGCGCAGGTGCTCTCCTTCCAGCGGCTGGCCTGGCGGGTCTCGCTGAAGGTCGGCGGCCTTGCGCTGCCGCCGCTCTCCGACCTGGGCAAGCAGATGGTGCTGCGCGCCCTCCTGGAGCGGCGGCGGGGTGAGCTGCGGCTCTTCCACCAGGTGGCGGACAAGCCCGGCTTCATCGAACGGGTGGCGGGCTCCATCCGGGAGCTGCGCAGCTACCAGCAGGGGCCGGACAGCCTCCGTCGGCAGCTGGCCCAGCTGGAGGCCGAGGGCCTGGGCGAGACGGCGCTGGGGGCGAAGCTGCACGACCTCTCCCTGGTGATGGCTGACCTCCGGGCATACACCGAGCACAGGTTCACCGACCCCGACGATTACCTCACCGTCCTGGCGGACCGCCTGGATGAGAGCGGGCTGCTGGACGGTGCCGAGGTCTGGGTGGACGGCTTCAACGGCTTCACGCCGCAGGAGCTGGCGGTGCTGGCCGCGGTGATGCGCTCGGCCCGGCAGGTCCACGTGAGCCTCTGCATCGCACCGGGCCAGCTGTACAAGGCCGGGGGGCACCACAGCCCGGCAGACCTGTTCCACCCGGCGCTGACCACCTACGACCAGCTGATGGCGCTGGCCGCCGAGCACGGGGTGGCGGTCGACCCGCCCCTGCTGCTGCAGGAGAGCCCCCGCTTCCGCGGCGCCCCCGAGCTGGCGCACGTGGAGCGCTACCTCTTCCGGCAGTCAGCGCCGGCCTGGCCGGGGACGCCCGGGCGCATCGCCCTGGTCGAGGCGCAGAACCGGCGGGAGGAGGTGGCGGCGGCCGCCCGGGAGGTGCTTCGGCTCGTCCGGGAGGAGGGGCTCCGCTACCGGGAGATCGCGGTGGTCGCCCGCAACCTGGACGGCTACGGCGACCTGACGGCCACCGTCTTCGCCGAGCACGGCATCCCGGCGTTCATCGACCGCCGGCGGCCAGTGGCCCACCACCCGCTGGTGGAGCTGCTGCGGTCGGCGCTGGAGGTGGTGGTGCAGGACTGGGCCTATGGCCCCGTCTTCCGCTACCTCAAGACCGATCTCGCCGGCGTCAGCCGCGACGAGGTGGACCTGCTGGAGAACTACGTCATCGAGCACGGCATCCGGGGCGGCGCCTGGCAGCAGCAGGAGCCCTGGCAGTACCTGCGCCGCTACACGCTGGAGGAGGAGGCTGCGCCGGCGGGGGCCGGGCAGCTGGCCCTGCTGGAGCGCATCCACCGCATCCGCAGCCGGGCCACGGCGCCCCTCCTGGCCTTCCACCGGCGGATCGCCCGCCGGGGCCGCCAGGGGTTGACGGTGCGGGAGCTGACCACCTGCCTGTTCCAGCTGCTGGACGAGCTGAAGGTCGCCCGCGAGCTGGCGGCGTGGAAGGCGGACGCCGAGCGGCAGGGCGACCTGGAGACGGCCCGGGAGCACGAGCAGGTCTGGACCGGCGTGCTGGAGCTGTTCGACCAGGTGGTCGAGGGGCTGGGCGAAGAGCGGCTGACCCCGAAGGAGTACCTGCAGGTGCTCTCCGCGGGACTGGACGGCCTGCGGCTCGGGCTGATTCCCCCCGGCCTCGACCAGGTGATCGTGGGCACCGTGGAGCGGAGCCGGCACGCCGGCGTGCGGGTCACGCTCATCCTGGGCGCCACCGAGAAGGACTTCCCGCCACAGCCGGCGGAGGACGCCATCTTCACGGACCGGGAGCGGGAGCGGCTGAAGCAGGACGGCCTCGACGTGGGGCCCACCAGCCTCGAGCGGCTCTTCCAGGAGCAGTTCCTCACGTACGTGGCGCTGACCCGGGGCTCGGACTTCCTCTGGATCAGCTACCCTCTGGCGGACGAGTCGGGACGGGCGGCGGCGCCCTCGCCCGTGGTCGGCCGGCTGCGCCGCCTCTTCCCGGAGCTGAGGCCGCGCCCGGCCGTCCCCGCTGCGGCCTCCGCCCACGAGGCGCTGGAGGCCGTCACCACGCCGGCGCAGCTGGGAGCCGCCGTCGCCCGGGCGCTGCGGCAGGCCCGCGCGGGCTACGCCCTGGACCCGGGCTGGCTGGACCTCTACCAGTGGGCCGTCACCGACCCCGCGCTGCGGGAGGCGAGCGCACCGGTCCTCGCGGCCGTCGGCTACGAGGAGTGGCTCCGCCGGCGCGGGGCGCCGCTGGGGCCGGACCTGGCCCGGCTGCTCTACGGGGAGCGGCTCGTGACCAGCGTCAGCCGGCTGGAGTCGTTCCTCGCCTGCCCCTTCCGCCACTTCGCCGGATACGCCCTGCGGCTGCAGGAGCGTGCCCAGTTCCAGGTGAGCGCGCCCGAGTTCGGCCTGTTCTACCACGCGGCGCTCTCGCTCTTCGTGCGGGAGCTGCAGGCGGAGGGCCTCGCCTGGGACGCGCTCTCCCCCGAGGAGGCGACGAGCCGCATGGACGGCCTGGTCGACCGGCTGGCCCCGCGGCTGCAGAGCGAGATCCTGCTCTCCAGCCCCGAGCACCGCTACCTGCTCCGGGTGATCCGGCGCACGCTGCGGGCGGCGCTGGACTTCCTGGGCGAGCACGTGGCCCACGGTCGGTTCCGTCCCGTGGCGGTGGAGGTGCCCTTCGGCGAGGGCGAGGACGGCCTGCCGCCCGTGGAAGTGAGCCTGCCCGGCGGCGACCGGGTGCTGCTGCGCGGCCGCATCGACCGGGTGGACGCGCTGCAGGCGGACGACGGCAGCTGGCTGGTGCGGGTGATCGACTACAAGTCCGCGCGGCGCGAGCTGAGGCTCGGCGACTTCTACCACGGCCTGGCGCTTCAGCTCCTGCTCTACCTGTGCGCCGTGGTCGAGGGCGGTGAGGCGCTGCTGCCCGGGGCGCGCATCCCCGCCGGAGCGCTCTACTTCCCGGTCCACGACCCCCTGGAGTCTCTGCCGGCCCCGCAGCCGGCCGACGAGCTCCGGCGCCGGCGCCGCCGGCAGTACCAGGCCCGGGGGCTGGTCAGCGCCGATCCGGCGGTGATCATCGCCATGGACGGCGACGGGATGGGACTCATTCAGGCCAGGCTGAACCAGAACGGCACAGTGAGGAAGGGCTCGCCGGTGGCGGACCAGGCGCAGTTCCGGCAGCTGTTTGGCCACCTGAAACGGGTGGTGGGCGAGTGCGCCGCCCGGGTGATGGCGGGCGAGGCCGAGGTTGCCCCCTACCGGCTGGCGGGCGCCACGCCGTGCCGGTTCTGCCAGTACCGGCCGGTCTGCCAGTTCGACCCCGGCGTGGAGGGGCAGAACTACAGGCGGCTGGAGAGGATCGCCACCGCGGACGTGTGGCAGCGGGTGGCGGCGGGAGGTGAGTCGGTTGAGCGGTGA
- a CDS encoding AAA family ATPase, giving the protein MRPVRLEFAGLQSYREKQELDFAGLLDGGLFGIFGPTGAGKSTILDAITLALYGKVGRAERGTTGIVNQAENRLYVKFTFGLGPETYRVERAYRREKDGPSVRSEHARLVRLDAGAEEVLADREREVTQRVVDLLGLQLDDFTRAVVLPQGQFAEFLHLSGSDRTQMLQRIFALEQYGTGLNQRLKQRLQAVRGQLVAVQAEQAGLGDASAEAVAAARQALEAAQAALAAAEQELKAAEAGYRTWERVWQLQQELRQVENRLAAWQGNAQAVEAWRQELHAARRAEGVRPHLEARDQAVARAGAAAAQLSSAEQALTAALAELAEAVRAHEAARSSRMAELPVLTGRQRDLQRAVALEAGLEAARGQVADLTARVAKGEALCAEVSSQLNEAEENRQALLARDTALREEIAAFEVPSEVRTRVSEALRCLDRLREARRLLAEGRRRAQQRSEEVAAARRAAQQGEALRAEAEQRLADLEREAARLEADRPADEADLRAAETWLGRVGEQIRTLAVLLREAEQRRAEYRTRADEAERAERELAEATRVEAGLRQAADAARDTRDAARAAVAEARRGAHAAALVSSLRPGAPCPVCGSLEHPHPVSPEAAAHLSAAEAELERQEAALREAELALERAAQQRLARAELASASAVRAAEARDALARAEAQAAEVRGQLPEVWRELGPDALSAALEREAAEQRERRARFDAWQAELARLQQQKQEQAALLARAAANASGLRARAEAAERAAAEAGAELHALEQGAMQRQAEFDAARGDMDPDAVESAQRRIDEADRRAEALRQSLKQLREEQEAQEKRLAELRRKLQDYTERLHQRKVELAQAQQSLSEVEGEWGRLSGGAPAAPQLARVEARLRQLEEDEAAAAAAREASERRRGQAESARAAAQREAELAAQRDAETAALIAAALEAAGFADGAEARAALRSPDRQSELEARIRAHEQEGAGLENLRSELIRQLDGRSLTEDEWHGWGARLEQARTAAEVNREARARAEQVLDDILSRQRRWEELEQRRSALAEQVANLEELQKVLRGNAFVDFLAKEQMKRVAADASRQLGQLTRQRYALELDRDGGFLVRDDANGGARRAVASLSGGETFLASLSLALALSAQIQLRGRYPLEFFFLDEGFGTLDPELLDTVVTALERLHYDNFHVGVISHVAELRARLQRRVIVEPAEPGGRGSRLRLERA; this is encoded by the coding sequence ATGAGGCCGGTCCGGCTGGAGTTCGCAGGGCTGCAGAGCTATCGCGAGAAGCAGGAGCTCGACTTCGCAGGGCTCCTGGACGGCGGCCTGTTCGGCATCTTCGGACCCACCGGCGCGGGGAAGTCGACCATCCTGGATGCGATTACCCTCGCTCTCTACGGCAAGGTGGGGCGGGCCGAGCGCGGCACCACGGGCATCGTGAACCAGGCCGAGAACCGGCTCTACGTGAAGTTCACGTTCGGCCTGGGACCTGAGACGTACCGCGTGGAACGGGCCTACCGGCGGGAGAAGGACGGCCCCTCCGTCCGCAGCGAGCACGCCCGGCTGGTCCGGCTGGATGCCGGGGCCGAGGAGGTGCTGGCCGACAGGGAGCGGGAGGTGACCCAGCGTGTGGTCGACCTACTGGGGCTCCAGCTGGACGACTTCACCCGCGCCGTCGTGCTGCCCCAGGGCCAGTTCGCCGAGTTCCTCCACCTGTCGGGCAGCGACCGCACGCAGATGCTGCAGCGCATCTTCGCGCTCGAGCAGTACGGCACCGGACTCAACCAGCGCCTGAAGCAGCGCCTGCAGGCGGTGCGGGGACAGCTGGTCGCGGTCCAGGCCGAGCAGGCCGGGCTGGGTGACGCGTCCGCCGAGGCCGTCGCGGCGGCCAGGCAGGCGCTGGAGGCCGCACAGGCCGCCCTGGCGGCCGCGGAACAGGAGCTGAAGGCCGCGGAGGCCGGCTACCGCACCTGGGAGCGGGTCTGGCAGCTGCAGCAGGAGCTCCGGCAGGTGGAGAACAGGCTCGCGGCGTGGCAGGGGAATGCGCAGGCGGTCGAGGCGTGGCGGCAGGAACTGCACGCGGCCCGCCGTGCCGAGGGGGTTCGCCCCCACCTGGAGGCCCGGGACCAGGCCGTCGCCCGGGCCGGCGCGGCGGCGGCGCAGCTCTCTTCGGCGGAGCAGGCCCTGACCGCCGCCCTGGCGGAGCTGGCCGAGGCCGTCCGGGCCCATGAGGCGGCCCGGAGCAGCCGCATGGCTGAGCTCCCCGTCCTCACCGGGAGGCAGCGGGACCTGCAGCGGGCGGTGGCGCTGGAGGCCGGCCTCGAGGCGGCCCGCGGCCAGGTTGCGGACCTGACCGCGCGCGTGGCGAAGGGCGAGGCCCTCTGCGCCGAGGTCTCCAGCCAGCTGAACGAGGCGGAGGAGAACAGGCAGGCCCTGCTCGCCCGGGATACAGCCCTCCGGGAAGAGATCGCCGCCTTCGAGGTCCCGTCCGAGGTGCGCACCCGGGTCAGCGAGGCCCTGCGCTGTCTCGACCGGCTCCGGGAGGCCCGGCGGCTGCTGGCGGAGGGCCGGCGGCGCGCACAGCAGCGGAGTGAAGAGGTGGCGGCGGCCAGGCGGGCGGCCCAGCAGGGAGAGGCCCTGCGGGCAGAGGCTGAACAGCGGCTGGCCGATCTGGAACGGGAAGCGGCGCGGCTCGAGGCGGACAGGCCCGCAGATGAGGCGGACCTGCGGGCCGCGGAGACCTGGCTGGGCAGGGTCGGCGAGCAGATCCGGACGCTGGCGGTGCTCCTGCGGGAGGCAGAACAGCGGCGGGCCGAGTACCGGACGCGCGCCGACGAGGCCGAGCGGGCAGAGCGGGAGCTCGCGGAGGCGACCCGGGTCGAGGCGGGGCTCCGGCAGGCGGCCGACGCGGCCAGGGACACCCGGGATGCGGCGCGGGCAGCCGTGGCCGAGGCCCGGCGCGGGGCCCACGCGGCGGCGCTCGTGTCCAGCCTCCGGCCGGGTGCCCCGTGCCCCGTGTGCGGATCGCTGGAGCATCCCCATCCCGTCAGCCCCGAGGCGGCCGCCCACCTGAGCGCGGCGGAGGCGGAGCTGGAACGGCAGGAGGCCGCACTGCGTGAGGCGGAGCTGGCGCTGGAGCGGGCCGCACAGCAGCGGCTGGCCAGGGCCGAGCTCGCCAGTGCGTCTGCCGTGCGCGCGGCGGAGGCCCGCGATGCGCTGGCCCGGGCGGAAGCGCAGGCAGCCGAGGTGCGCGGCCAGCTCCCGGAGGTCTGGCGGGAGCTGGGGCCGGATGCGCTGTCGGCCGCTCTGGAGCGCGAGGCCGCCGAGCAGCGGGAGCGCCGGGCGCGCTTCGACGCCTGGCAGGCCGAGCTCGCGCGGCTGCAGCAGCAGAAGCAGGAGCAGGCAGCCCTGCTGGCCAGGGCCGCGGCGAACGCCTCCGGCCTGCGGGCCCGGGCGGAGGCGGCCGAGCGCGCCGCGGCCGAGGCCGGAGCGGAGCTGCACGCCCTGGAACAGGGTGCGATGCAGCGGCAGGCCGAGTTCGATGCGGCGAGGGGAGACATGGACCCGGATGCCGTGGAGTCCGCCCAGCGCCGCATCGATGAGGCCGACCGGCGGGCCGAGGCGCTCAGGCAGTCGCTGAAGCAGCTCCGGGAGGAGCAGGAGGCGCAGGAGAAGCGGCTGGCCGAGCTGCGCCGGAAGCTGCAGGACTACACCGAGCGGCTCCACCAGCGGAAGGTGGAGCTGGCGCAGGCCCAGCAGAGCCTGAGCGAGGTCGAGGGCGAGTGGGGGCGGCTCTCGGGCGGCGCGCCCGCGGCACCGCAGCTGGCCCGCGTGGAGGCGAGGCTGCGCCAGCTGGAGGAAGACGAGGCGGCGGCGGCCGCTGCGCGGGAGGCGTCGGAGCGGCGGCGCGGCCAGGCCGAATCGGCCCGGGCGGCCGCGCAGCGGGAGGCGGAACTGGCGGCGCAGCGGGATGCGGAGACCGCGGCCCTGATTGCCGCAGCCCTGGAGGCCGCGGGCTTCGCGGACGGCGCCGAGGCCCGTGCCGCGCTGCGCAGCCCGGACCGGCAATCCGAACTCGAGGCGCGGATCAGGGCCCACGAGCAGGAGGGCGCGGGGCTGGAGAACCTGCGGTCCGAGCTGATCCGGCAGCTGGACGGCCGCAGCCTCACGGAGGACGAGTGGCACGGTTGGGGCGCCCGGCTGGAGCAGGCCCGCACCGCCGCCGAAGTGAACCGCGAGGCGCGGGCGAGGGCGGAGCAGGTGCTGGACGACATCCTCTCCCGGCAGCGGCGCTGGGAGGAGCTGGAGCAGCGCCGGTCCGCGCTGGCGGAGCAGGTCGCGAACCTGGAGGAGCTGCAGAAGGTCCTGCGGGGCAACGCCTTCGTGGACTTCCTGGCCAAGGAGCAGATGAAGCGGGTCGCGGCGGACGCCTCCCGCCAGCTGGGGCAGCTGACCCGCCAGCGGTACGCCCTGGAGCTCGACCGCGACGGGGGCTTCCTGGTGCGCGACGACGCAAACGGCGGCGCCCGCCGGGCGGTGGCCAGCCTGTCGGGCGGCGAGACCTTCCTGGCCTCGCTCTCGCTGGCGCTCGCGCTCTCGGCCCAGATCCAGCTGCGGGGCCGCTACCCCCTGGAGTTCTTCTTCCTGGACGAGGGCTTCGGCACCCTGGACCCCGAGCTGCTGGACACGGTGGTCACGGCCCTGGAGCGGCTGCACTACGACAATTTCCACGTCGGGGTCATCAGCCACGTCGCCGAGCTGCGCGCCCGGCTGCAGCGCCGGGTGATCGTGGAGCCGGCGGAGCCCGGCGGCCGGGGCAGCCGCCTGCGCCTGGAGCGGGCGTAG
- a CDS encoding exonuclease SbcCD subunit D: MRILHTADWHLGRTLEGRSRQEEHAQFVDELCAIVREEAIDLVLIAGDVFDTVNPSASAEELWCDALARLGENGRRAVVAIAGNHDSPDRLTAVRALAQRHGATLFGYPHDDPGTHTPGPDRVQRVASGPGWVELTVPGVEHAAVVLALAYPSESRLKQLMADTLGEEELQLAYADQVKRWLAAAASRFRPDAVRLITSHIYMAGGEETSDVERPIQMGSAYTVPADAVPSGAQYVALGHLHRPQWIHGAAALTRYSGSPLSFSFNEVGYQKGVTVLDVRPGDTQPVVREIPISVGRPLVKWEARGLAEVERWVAEGKDPTAFIDLTVHLEHPLTLEQIHRLRSLRPDIIHIHPVLPSVEEVAATAEPVELSVAEQFVRFYQQERGGSPPDALVRLFLELVNDQSEVGEE; this comes from the coding sequence GTGCGAATCCTCCACACCGCCGACTGGCACCTGGGGCGCACTCTGGAAGGCCGCAGCCGGCAGGAAGAGCACGCGCAGTTCGTGGACGAGCTGTGCGCCATCGTCCGCGAAGAGGCCATCGACCTGGTGCTCATCGCCGGCGACGTGTTCGACACCGTCAACCCCTCGGCGTCGGCCGAGGAGCTCTGGTGCGACGCACTGGCCCGGCTGGGCGAGAACGGCCGCCGGGCCGTGGTGGCCATCGCCGGCAACCACGATTCGCCCGACCGGCTGACGGCCGTCCGCGCCCTCGCCCAGCGGCATGGTGCCACCCTGTTCGGCTACCCGCACGACGACCCCGGAACCCACACTCCGGGCCCGGACCGGGTCCAGCGGGTCGCGTCCGGCCCTGGCTGGGTCGAGCTGACCGTACCCGGCGTGGAGCACGCTGCGGTGGTGCTGGCGCTGGCCTACCCCTCCGAGTCCCGGCTGAAGCAGCTGATGGCCGACACGCTGGGCGAGGAGGAGCTGCAGCTGGCCTATGCAGACCAGGTGAAGCGCTGGCTTGCGGCGGCGGCGAGCCGCTTCCGGCCCGACGCCGTCCGCCTGATCACCAGCCACATCTACATGGCCGGGGGCGAAGAGACCAGCGACGTGGAGCGGCCGATCCAGATGGGCAGCGCCTACACCGTTCCCGCCGACGCCGTCCCCTCCGGGGCCCAGTACGTGGCGCTCGGGCACCTGCACCGCCCCCAGTGGATCCACGGGGCGGCGGCGCTCACGCGCTACTCCGGGTCGCCGCTCTCCTTCTCCTTCAATGAGGTCGGCTACCAGAAGGGCGTCACCGTGCTGGACGTCCGGCCGGGCGACACGCAACCTGTGGTGCGGGAGATCCCCATCTCCGTCGGGCGCCCGCTGGTGAAATGGGAGGCCCGGGGCCTGGCCGAGGTGGAGCGCTGGGTCGCCGAGGGCAAGGACCCGACGGCGTTCATCGACCTCACCGTCCACCTGGAGCATCCCCTCACGCTGGAACAGATCCACCGCCTGCGCTCCCTGCGGCCCGACATCATCCACATCCACCCGGTGCTCCCGAGCGTGGAAGAGGTGGCGGCCACCGCGGAGCCGGTCGAGTTGTCCGTCGCAGAGCAGTTCGTCCGGTTCTACCAGCAGGAGCGGGGCGGCTCCCCGCCGGATGCGCTGGTGCGGCTCTTCCTGGAGTTGGTGAACGACCAGTCGGAGGTGGGGGAGGAATGA
- a CDS encoding 3'-5' exonuclease — protein sequence MLQRPYVVLDFETTGLGPADRVIEIAAARFERDRRFEFHSLCNPGCALSSFIQELTGLTDADLAGAPPTILAIRRLMAEVLYDEPLLVAHNASFDLRFLNQELARAGMAPYAGPVLCTMRLSRRLFPVLPSHRLEALLDHWGIHADRHHRAMDDVRATAQLLDRLVAAAEERGVAVGE from the coding sequence ATGCTGCAACGCCCCTACGTCGTACTGGACTTCGAGACCACCGGTCTCGGCCCCGCCGACCGCGTGATCGAGATCGCCGCGGCCCGCTTCGAGCGGGACCGCAGGTTCGAGTTCCACTCCCTTTGCAATCCCGGCTGTGCGCTCTCGTCCTTCATCCAGGAACTCACCGGACTGACCGACGCCGACCTGGCCGGCGCTCCGCCCACCATCCTGGCCATCCGGCGGCTGATGGCCGAGGTGCTCTACGACGAACCGCTGCTCGTCGCCCACAACGCCTCCTTCGACCTGCGCTTCCTCAATCAGGAGTTGGCCCGGGCGGGAATGGCCCCGTACGCGGGGCCGGTCCTCTGCACCATGCGGCTGAGCCGCCGGCTCTTCCCCGTCCTGCCCAGCCACCGGCTGGAGGCGCTGCTGGACCACTGGGGAATCCACGCCGACAGGCATCACCGGGCCATGGACGACGTGCGGGCCACCGCACAGCTGTTGGACAGGCTGGTCGCCGCCGCCGAGGAGCGGGGCGTCGCGGTGGGGGAGTGA
- a CDS encoding ABC transporter substrate-binding protein — MSGFKRPLMTLWSLLLIVALLAGCGRSSSPGGGGGSEGGGSAGGGTGGGFEKVEIQPGERVKVTFWHAMGGVAGEAVQRLVDRFNSAQDRVEVEAVYQGTYDDALQKLRAAGPEGPTIMQVYEIGSRFMIDSGMITPMQNFIDADGFSVEDFEPNILGYYTFDGRLYSMPFNTSTPIVYYNKDAFREAGLNPDQPPRTFEEFQQYARQLTVTRDGETRYGAGIALYGWFFEQFLAVQGAHYVDNDNGRSARATKAIINSPEGERFVNWLKAMVDEGSAVNLGRKTSETQAAFAAGRIAMTLDSTAALGNILNGVGDKFEIGTAFLPRPQGVDGGVIIGGASVWITNLKSAKEQWAAWEFVKWLTQPEVQAEWSMATGYFPVRRAAYDQQMLKDWHAQRPQFTTAIEQLRASKLSTVTQGAVIGIFPQARQIVEAAMESVILGQATSAEALTKAAEEITKGIEDYNRTTQ, encoded by the coding sequence GGCGGTACCGGGGGCGGCTTCGAGAAGGTCGAGATCCAGCCGGGCGAGCGGGTGAAGGTCACCTTCTGGCACGCGATGGGCGGCGTCGCCGGCGAGGCGGTGCAGCGGCTTGTCGACCGGTTCAACAGCGCGCAGGATAGGGTGGAGGTGGAGGCCGTCTACCAGGGCACCTACGACGATGCACTGCAGAAACTGCGGGCGGCGGGCCCCGAGGGGCCGACGATCATGCAGGTCTACGAGATCGGCAGCCGGTTCATGATCGACTCGGGGATGATCACTCCCATGCAGAACTTCATCGACGCCGACGGGTTCTCCGTCGAGGACTTCGAGCCCAACATCCTGGGGTACTACACCTTCGACGGGCGCCTCTACTCGATGCCGTTCAACACCTCAACGCCGATCGTTTACTACAACAAGGATGCCTTCCGGGAGGCCGGGCTGAACCCCGACCAGCCGCCCCGCACCTTTGAGGAGTTCCAGCAGTACGCCAGGCAGCTGACGGTTACCCGGGACGGCGAGACCCGCTACGGCGCAGGCATCGCCCTCTACGGCTGGTTCTTCGAGCAGTTCCTGGCGGTGCAGGGCGCCCACTACGTCGACAACGACAACGGCCGCAGCGCCAGGGCCACCAAGGCCATCATCAACTCGCCCGAGGGCGAGCGGTTCGTGAACTGGCTGAAGGCCATGGTGGACGAGGGCTCGGCGGTCAACCTGGGACGGAAGACGTCAGAGACCCAGGCCGCTTTCGCCGCCGGCCGCATCGCCATGACCCTGGACTCCACGGCTGCGCTGGGCAACATCCTCAACGGGGTGGGCGACAAGTTTGAGATCGGCACCGCTTTCCTGCCCCGGCCGCAGGGGGTGGACGGCGGCGTGATCATCGGCGGTGCGTCGGTCTGGATCACGAACCTCAAGTCGGCGAAGGAGCAGTGGGCCGCCTGGGAGTTTGTGAAGTGGCTGACCCAGCCCGAGGTGCAGGCCGAGTGGTCGATGGCCACGGGCTACTTCCCGGTGCGCAGGGCGGCCTACGACCAGCAGATGCTGAAGGACTGGCACGCCCAGCGGCCCCAGTTCACCACCGCCATCGAGCAGCTGCGGGCCTCCAAGCTGAGCACGGTGACCCAGGGTGCGGTGATCGGCATCTTCCCGCAGGCCCGCCAGATCGTGGAGGCGGCGATGGAGTCGGTGATCCTGGGCCAGGCCACGTCGGCGGAGGCGCTGACCAAGGCGGCGGAGGAGATCACGAAGGGCATCGAGGACTACAACCGGACGACGCAGTAG